One Cydia amplana chromosome 18, ilCydAmpl1.1, whole genome shotgun sequence DNA segment encodes these proteins:
- the LOC134656314 gene encoding monocarboxylate transporter 14-like: protein MVEDHESSKDNGKPVEKNMDAIEAAAGLDEKKDLDKINSIKSNGHDLAAQYTKADGDESPVDRVKFVGIGDDDSICSDESSEEDKLPPIPDGGWGWVVVISAFLVSACADGLAFSFGLLHEEFTSYFETTQSKTSLIGSLFIATPLLAGPIMSALVDRYGCRIMTMLAGVLSTVGFLLASLSNSVEVLCLTFGFLSGLAMGILYVTAVVSVAFWFDKRRNLAVSLASCGIGFGTLLYSPMTNYFLYLYDWRNTIVLLAGTLLNMCVCGALMRNPEWLEIKMKRERKERKLSRSKSGRSSSNSSAGSTGGESVFLNAEEIRDLLKSGKSPEYILSTLATTIAEAEQLEATTQMNADQGFQRRMHSAIHLPTFVQQNEKVPAEVIEKLMTNKRLYNIILQNYPDVLTRRKSEVNIAIPTEAKNEPAQLPVTIKVKKPKHESETKKSEEKINEENKAEEKVGSSSALTASNIKLLQDKSKHKPHTHHTHASHNMPQTNWFSRQISTDHHYLREMYLTRNTMMHRGAMLNIPRYKLRASSLPDIYRNSMWSLASESDDEMMWYDRFFETMKSMFDFRMFTEFHFLMFNLASLILSVWFIVPYFFLTSYMTDSGVEGGAVMISIIGVASSIGIVVLGWAGDQPWINVTKTYAICLVICGLSVAAYPPFITNYWALTVISAIFGLSFASSYSYTPAILMELMPIDHFTVAYGLILLSQGIGHLVGPPIGGMLFDVTGTWDLTFYIGGLWLVISGVCVGVIAYTKDLRMCGSAPLLKEAEEQSESGADV, encoded by the exons ATGGTAGAAGATCACGAATCGAGTAAAGATAATGGAAAACCAGTAGAAAAGAACATGGACGCAATCGAAGCTGCAGCTGGCTTGGACGAGAAGAAAGATCTCGACAAAATAAACTCAATCAAATCAAATGGACATGACTTAGCTGCTCAATACACTAAAGCTGATGGTGATGAGTCACCAGTTGATCGGGTGAAATTTGTAGGAATAGGAGATGATGATAGCATCTGTTCCGATGAGTCAAGTGAAGAAGACAAGCTCCCACCAATACCAGATGGTGGATGGGGCTGGGTAGTTGTAATCTCTGCGTTTCTAGTCTCTGCCTGTGCCGATGGCTTGGCATTTTCTTTCGGATTACTTCACGAAGAATTTACTTCGTACTTCGAAACCACGCAATCAAAGACATCTTTGATTGGAAGCTTGTTCATAGCTACTCCGTTGTTAGCTGGACCAATTATGAGCGCTTTAGTGGACCGATATGGCTGCAGAATAATGACTATGCTGGCTGGAGTCCTTTCAACGGTTGGATTCCTTTTGGCTTCATTGAGCAATTCTGTTGAAGTACTCTGTCTAACATTCGGTTTTCTGAGTGGATTAGCTATGGGCATTTTATACGTAACTGCTGTCGTATCAGTAGCGTTCTGGTTCGACAAACGAAGAAACTTGGCGGTATCTTTAGCTTCGTGCGGAATAGGTTTCGGCACATTGTTATACTCACCGATGACGAATTATTTTCTATATTTATATGATTGGAGGAATACTATAGTGTTACTAGCTGGTACTTTGTTAAATATGTGTGTTTGTGGAGCTCTGATGAGGAATCCTGAATGGTTGGAGATAAAAATGAAGCGTGAGAGGAAGGAGAGGAAGTTATCAAGGTCAAAGTCTGGAAGATCGTCCAGTAATAGCTCTGCTGGCTCTACCGGAGGAGAGTCGGTGTTCTTAAATGCTGAAGAGATTAGAGACTTGCTGAAGAGTGGAAAGAGCCCCGAGTACATTTTATCCACCTTGGCTACGACTATAGCAGAGGCTGAACAACTAGAAGCTACTACTCAGATGAACGCAGATCAAGGATTTCAAAGAAGAATGCATTCAGCGATTCATCTACCTACATTCGTACAGCAGAATGAAAAGGTGCCAGCGGAAGTAATTGAAAAACTGATGACCAATAAGCGTCTGTATAACATAATACTCCAAAACTATCCAGATGTATTGACGAGAAGAAAATCTGAAGTCAATATTGCCATACCGACCGAAGCTAAAAACGAACCAGCTCAACTACCAGTAACTATCAAAGTCAAGAAACCTAAGCATGAATCGGAAACTAAGAAATCTGAAGAGAAAATTAATGAAGAAAATAAGGCTGAAGAAAAAGTGGGATCAAGTAGCGCTCTAACAGCgagtaatattaaattattgcaAGATAAGTCTAAGCACAAACCTCATACTCACCATACGCATGCGTCACACAATATGCCGCAAACTAACTGGTTTTCGAGACAAATATCCACGGATCATCATTATCTGAGAGAAATGTATCTGACCAGAAATACAATGATGCATAGAGGAGCCATGCTCAATATACCGAGGTACAAGCTTCGGGCCTCTTCGCTTCCTGATATTTATCGGAATTCGATGTGGTCTCTTGCGTCTGAATCGGACGATGAAATG ATGTGGTATGACCGCTTCTTCGAGACCATGAAGTCCATGTTTGACTTCCGAATGTTCACCGAGTTCCACTTCCTGATGTTCAACCTGGCGTCCCTCATCCTCTCCGTGTGGTTCATCGTGCCGTACTTCTTCCTGACGTCCTACATGACGGATAGCGGCGTTGAGGGCGGTGCTGTGATGATTAGTATCATTGGGGTCGCCAGCAGCATTGGGATT GTCGTCCTCGGCTGGGCCGGCGACCAGCCCTGGATCAACGTGACCAAGACCTACGCGATCTGCCTCGTCATCTGCGGTCTCTCCGTCGCGGCCTACCCTCCCTTCATCACGAACTACTGGGCGCTGACCGTCATCTCAGCGATCTTTGGCCTGTCGTTCGCCAGCTCCTACTCCTATACGCCTGCCATACTGATGGAGCTGATGCCGATCGATCATTTCACTGTGGCTTATGGGTTGATTCTGTTGAGTCAGGGGATCGGACATCTTGTGGGGCCGCCTATTGGAG GAATGCTCTTTGACGTGACCGGAACCTGGGACTTGACATTCTATATCGGCGGCCTCTGGTTGGTCATCTCCGGTGTGTGCGTAGGCGTGATCGCGTACACGAAGGACCTGCGTATGTGTGGGAGCGCCCCGTTGCTAAAGGAGGCTGAGGAGCAGAGCGAGAGCGGTGCTGATGTGTGA